GGGTCTTTTTCAGAGAAGAAATAAATAGTTGATAGTGACCCCAAAGGAATCCAAGTGAGAAGAATGAAGGTTGAATTGCAATGTACCGTACTCCGATAATAATAATGAAACTGAAACCAAAGTCTAGAACAAAAATTGACCAATCGGCGCTGACTTGGACCAGAATCCAAGCCTCCAATAAAATTCAAAACGTGTAAGTCGGGAGATTAATACATTCATATATGAAGACAAAAATTTGTGATAAGCCCAACGAGTTTCTTCTTTCTCCCCCACTGAtccaatattattttaatttataatgaggTAATTATTacgatatttttaatttttatataatgtaaagtaaatacttttaaaatcatttttatgTGAATATTCACGATGCATGTtgctttatttaatttttatttatttttcaaattaatattataatatattttcttatatagttcgaattcatatattatttaaaaattaaaagaaattataagTATCAATGATAGgtaagaataattataaatatattatttaaaattgattaaaatttaacatataaaattacATACAACAGTCTATTAATATCTcgtttattaaaatatataaaattaacttaaaattttcattgaccgattaatttaaaattttcattgacCGAGTTGATGTCAAGTTGATTTATGACATTAACTTCATCATacacttaaataatagtatagatatttAAGGATTTAATTGGTTGCAATGAAAATAAGCAAAGTGTCAAATTTATTCTCACTGTctatattttttatcaatttgatcccttttagttaaatttaatctttaacatttaaaaagaaaatcaaatttaaccattaatcttataaaaaattaattatttatttttaacgaAAATATTAACTaatacaataaattttaaatataacatCCTGGATGCCAATCACGTGGACACTATTCTAATTTCCTTTTATGAACTTTTTACTGTCGAGTTACATACTAGTATTATTAAAAGATTGGATAAATTTCATAGATAGTGACTTAACTGTTAAAAATTTTCGTTTTAAACACCCAACAAAAAGTTTACAATTTAAACACCTCATTTTTTATAATCACAAACAGAAATCTCaacatttattttttcttttaaatttttattttccacgtaattgaattaaaatttatgtcattgttattcattttaaaaagtttatcattttagtccaacttttaatttaatttgaatgaAGTATAACCCAAACATTTACATTTGTGAGTCTCTGGTGTAAGAGAAATGCAGCAGTTAAAGAGAAGGAATTTGGAAGGGAAGACGTGGGAAATCAAGAAGAAAATGGAAGATACAACAATAAATCCCTTCTCTTCAACTCATTGTCTCTTACACTGCCCAAGCAACTCTTTATTTCCCCTACTATAAAGCTCTCAAAAAATTGCTTCTGCACTTTTCAAAATAAGTTTTTGTTGAATATCCATCTTAGAGGAAGTGACAAAAATGTCACTTGAGCATGGTTCGCAGTTGTTTCAATCACCTTTGTTGAGTTTTGAAGCCTTTGTGTGGGCTGTTCTATTGGTTGGAATAGTTGCGTTGTGGCTTTCACCAAGGGGTTCTGCATGGGCTGGTTATAGGTCCAAGGCGAGTGTTGCCATCCCTGGTCCACTCGGTTCCCCACTTCTTGGATTGCTCACAGTATTCACCGGTGCCACCCCTCACCGAGCCCTGGCTAAACTTGCTAAAACTATTAAAACAGTGAAGTTAATGGCTTTTTCCGTGGGGTTCGCTCAGTTTATCGTGTCCAATGACCTTGAGATCGCGAGGGATATCCTCGACAACAACAACTTAGCTTTTGCTTATAGACCGGTGAAGGAGTCAGCCTACGAGCTGTTGTTTCATAGGGCAATGGGTTTCGCTCCATACGGTGAGTATTGGAGGAACTTGAGGCGTATCTCAGCCACCCATTTGTTCAGTCGAAGAGAATCACCGGCTTTGAAGGGTTCAGGCGTGAGACTGGTGCCAAAATGGTCGAAGAGCTAAAGTGTTTAATGGAAGCCAAAGGTGAAGTTCTTACAAGAAGGGTGCTTCATTTTGGGTCTTTGAACAATGTGATGGCCACTGTGTTTGGTAAAAAGTACGACTTTGAGAAGGCTAGAGAAGGGTTGGAGCTAGAGGGGCTTGTTAGTGAGGTACGCgtgcaaaatcaaaatttaaaagaaaaatccaTGTAGTATTTTCGATACTGATTTTATCGGAAATAATCAAGGgtgtttaaattataaatttgttttgggtctaaaataaaatatttagtaGTTAAGTAATTATTTGTATAATTTATcttaaaattaatgttttagtatttaaaaataatttaatatttttagaagGTTAATtgctaaatttaattttaaaaatggtAATCAAAATGATAAATGACGTAAACTTTGACTAAAATAAGAAATCAAAATTTTGAActaatgttttaaaaatattttatatgaacTTGAAAACAATTTTTACATTTagacttaatttttttatctaaattaattttaaattttttaaattaatctttaaatttgataatttttcttatttaaacTTGACAAATTTTCTTACAATGACTTGAGATTTATAGTTTTAAAATATCTAAAATTAACTTGTGataagaaaaattcaaaaaaaaaaaaggtaaaagatTTAACCCTATATTTAAATCAGATAAGgagaaaacacatttcaaatactAAACACCATATTGTTGTGAGGGATAAGTAGTGAAAAGATTAgacttagaaaaaaaaaattgacttgAAGgggttataaaaaaatattaagttaaaaataaatgcagagcatatatatttataaaaaaaaggaaagtcTGGTCCCACTGCACCGCACAACTCTatgttaaaaaaatattattttttcctATTTAAATGAATTAGTGAAAAATCTGTGTACTAATCAGATATTGCTACGTCTCGCGGAATCTGAAGTAAGTTCTCAATATTACAAAGTTGGAAGGCAAAGAgatacatatatttataaaatgaaaaaggtaattactaaaataaatagaaaagggTTTTTAGGAATTTTGGCGGTTAGGGTTTTAGTAGGATTGATATATTCGGTAATAGAATTTTTCGGCCAAAATGTTAAAACCTGAGCCTGTTCAACTTTGCTTTCAGTTTTATTTTTCCccttctttttggcatttttgaaaGCTTTCTGTCTCTGATCCCAAAATCACAAGGGTATTTTctctttcttctttaatttttaaggctctttttattttatttttgattttatttaaCATTCTTCTCCGTAAATGAAGTTAGGGTTTTAGAATGGATTGAATGTCGGTGCTACAACTCATAATTTCTCAAGGTAAGTCCCTTCTTTGGCCGCCGCCGTAATTTCTCGTTTCTTATGCTTCCTCtgctattgtttttcttttattcccCTCAAAGCTAAATGCTTTATGTGCTTGGTTGCTATGACGAAAGAGGGGGAAAAAATGAAGGAAAATAAGAGTCAGGATCGTATGTTTGATGTTtgaggttttttttaaaaaaataattgttATTGTTTGATCCATTTCCCCATGAGCCATTCTAAGGTAAAATGTATTATTTTTGGCATCAACTTTTCTGGTGCCCAAGACGTGATATTAGTTGCCAAATAGTTCTCTTCGAACATTTTCCTTGATGTACCTAGCCACGCCCttgattttggttttcttttacaCTGGAAGTTGAGTATTTTCAGTGAAGATGCTGACTTTTGATTCTAGAACCTGTTGATTAATTGAAAAGCACCATCGGTGAGTCAATTAACTTACAGTCGACAATGGGCTCAGGTTGGATGTGAGGGACAAAGCTTTGTTGGCTTAGCagatatttgaatttaattactgaaagaaaataaaatacgaGGCTGAGATTGTGGATAACTAGAGTCGGGGTATCTATACGGAACCTGTTAGTGGTGGTGGGAGTATCAAATTTTTAGTTTGAAACATGGGATTAGCATGGATTAGTAAAGATACAGTACTTCTAAATTTTATGAACTGTGGTGGTTTATTTTCTAATATGAATACGTTTTTAGACAACCTGATTTTTAAGCTTTCTCTTAGAATTGGATGAGTAGAAAGTTGAAAGTGACACTTTGTGTTACTTGTATTTATCTTGGATGGGAATCTACTAGTTATTTGATATTAAATTGTGGATTCTCATGATTTTGGGTGAAATATATGAGCTTATTTTGCAATGTGATTAAAACTGAAAATGTTACCAACTTCTCTTGATAAGGTGTGAGTAATTGATTAGGAAATAAAAACTGGTAAAGGCCGTAAAATTTTCCCCAGTTCATTTTTCAAATAGGATGTTGATTTTTGGACTCAATGTTGGTCTTATTCTGTGGCTTTTCGTGTTAAGAAAAGGTGTTGGCTGCATTAGACAAATTTCTTAGTGTTGTTTGTAATTGTACATGGTGGTGTTTCAGAACTGTGCTGAAGTAGCTGAAAGATCTAAGAAAGGTTTTTTTTGGTTTAAACTGGACTGATCCGGGATGGCAGAGCGGGGTGTCTGCCGGCAAGTTAAATTCCTGAATTCTCAAGGAGATAGCACTGCCAAATCGTTGCCTGGAAAAATTGAGGAAGAATATGATGAAGATGATAAAAAGCATGTGAAAACTATGTTGATTTCATGCCCAGAAGTACGGAAGAGAAAATGCCTTTCCTCCAACCAACTGAGAAAAGAAAAAGCTGCAAGATGTGGGAAACAAAGCTTAAGTAATGGTCCTAACAAGGGCAAGCAAAACAAACATAAAAATACTGTAGAGAGATGGTCTGCTGAAAGGTGAAAGCTTTGGTTACTCACCAGTTAGTTTTCTCGTCTTCTGTTTATGCtaaaatttttcttatatatggtaCAAATATTGAAGGTATAATCTAGCTGAAGAAAGCATGTTAGAGATCATGAAGGCTGAAGGGGCTGTGTTTGAGAATCCAATATCTCGGCCTGCTTTGAGAATGGCAGCCCGTAAACTTATTGGTGATACTGGGCTATTGGACCATCTGCTGAAGCACATTGATGGAAAGGTGGCACCTGGAGGTACTGATAGGTTTCGGCGTTGTTACAATACCAGTGGAGTGATGGAGTATTGGCTGGAGAATGCTGACCTGGCCAACAAGCAAAAGGAGGCTGGGATCTCCCCATTTTGGCAGAAACCTGTTGCAGCTCCCAATCATGTTTCAGCTGGTGCTATAGAATTCAATCTGCTTAATGAAGAAATGGTAAAACTGAAGAGGTGAGAACAATAAAGTAATTGTTATTTAAAGATGGAGCTATTGATGTTTTAGCATCTCAAGTACCCCCTATTCTTTGTAAATAGAGATATGCAGGAGCTGGTATCCAAGCAGCAAGAGCAAGATCAAGCAAATTCAATTGAGGTGAATGTCATTATAGTTCAAAATGAAATTAATTCCAACGGTATGATAAGTTGCTGATCCCGAATTCTTTGTTGTACAGGAGATGCAGAAAGAAATGTTGAAATGGAAAGCAAAGACAGATGAGCGCGTAATGGAGTTTGCAAGTTCATTGAATGGTATGCAGGTAAGGTAACAATAACCTTTTTCCAATAAATAAATTTCTGACAATCCTACATATGCTAAATATAACGTAGAAAGTAATGTTTTGAAGTTATTTAAAAACTTGTCCTTATTAAAAGACAGTAATTTTGTGCACGCCTATATCTGAAACTACCTAGTGCCAAGAGCTCTTAGTTCTCACCTTTTTGCAAGCAGAATATGTGCAAAGAACTGATGACATGGAAAACTAGAGTTGAGCAGCAGATGCTGGAAATTTCAAATTCATTGAGCAGTCTGCAGGCATCAAAGCAATGCCCTATCTTTAGTCCAGCTTCTGAAAGATGGGAAGATTGGTTAGAGAGCACCAACCTGGACAATTTTCAAGGGGGTAACTTGTCACCCTGGATAGACAATCCTGAGCTGATTAATTTTGGCCAGGATGCAGTTCAAGAGACGGATCTGGCCCCACTTGCATGGCCAAGACCTGGTCATAGCCCCTTTGAGGGCCCTTTTTGTGCTCAAGATCTGGACATGATTAATGAAGAAATGGCTAAAATAATGAGGTAACAAAAGCTATTTGACCAATTTTGGTATAAGATTAATGTGTTTAACGTTGGAGCTACTCTCTTTTGTTTTGTAAACAGCAATGTGGAGGAGCTAGCACCAAGGAGGCAAGGGGAAGATCAAGCTAATGTGACACCTGATTCTTCTGTAACTGCCAATTCAAAGTCAGATCTTGATAATTTGCTTCTGGTTCAGGTGATGTCAAACAAAGTTTttcttttagaaaaaaataagacACATAAAACAGTGCATATTGGATGCATAGGTACCCTTAGAGATGCATGTAAATGTTTAGTCTTGCATGTGGATTTGCATGTCATGTGAGTATACTCTGCTATGCGATGAAGGGCCAATTTGGAATCTCCTCTTTGACAGGAAATGTTGAAGGACCTGGTGAAGTGGAAAGCTAAAATTAAGCAACAGCTGACAGATATTTCAAGTGCGGTTAGCGTTCTGCAGAAATCAAGGCAGTAAATTCTCATCAACTTTGCATGGATAGAACTGAGTGGAGAAATACATTTGAATCCCGCAACGCCCCTTCCCCACCAACCCTCCATCTCCCATATTTTCGGATAGCTTAAATTAACATTTATATTAAGTAGGATTTAGATTTTGTATAGGACTCACAGACTGAAGCTGAGCCCCCTGCACTTTCTGATACACTACATCTGTGGCACCGTATCAGACCTTTAACCTACAAAAACATGACACTTAATATTTGTGAGTTGCAGGTTGTCAATATGATGCTCTTTAGAGTAGAAACATCTTTTCCGAGTATAGATTTCTGTAGAATggcatatatttaaaatatatatagataTGGATTATTGTTGCTCCGGTGTTTTGTATCAACCATAACTAAATGTGCCTTATACTATGAACCCCAAATTTGCTCTTTGGGGAACCACATGAGACGGCTATGGCTATTTCAAGAACCAATATTGAGGTGATTTTTTTATAAAGATAAAATTgtgaataaatttttttatacagAATCAATTTTACCCATAATTTCTCATCACCTTTGTGCCTTACTAGATGTCGCAATAGTAACAAATGTTTCTCGAGCTAAAACTCTATTTGCAAATGGTGGATCTATGcctcaaaattttttgtttttgaagTTATGATTAACACATCTCTAACATGAAATATTCATGGAGCCAAATTGTGAACGCAGGAGAGAGTACAAATCTATATATCCTTGTGTTGGGTTTAAAGCGAATTGGTTGCAAATTCCAGGAAAGGCGGTCAAGTTGGGTCATCCCCAAAAGGTTCTTAATCTCATGAAGGTAATTAAGACGTTGGTAATGGGGATCCGATCGTGCTTGAGCGTAGGGTTAGTGGGTGTTTATAGATAGCAACACCAAATAGCATGGAATGCAATTATAATTATAAGctgggtaaaagtatcatggagatTTTATGTTAGAAGTTAAATTATATcttacttttttatttaaaaatgaacaaattaatctttatatgttaatttaaagaACATATTGAtcctttctattaaaaattgTATCTATTTGTACTATTAAAAATTAGTGCGGCTAATAAAATAGGCGGATTACATCATGTTGACGTACAAAGacctatttttaataataaaaatagatgaaaatttaataaaagactaatttatttttgatttaatGTATATAAATCAATTTACTCAATTTTAATGGAAAGAACAAAATACAATCCGATTCTTAATATAAAGCTTCCATAGTACTTTAACTTGCTTAAGTTGGaaattgtttaatttaatttatttactagCTTTTTACCATGCAATGCACATATTATTTGTGTGTATTAATTAaaatgtaatatatttatttgtttaaaatttgaTACATAATTTATTACATAATATGATTAAGAAATTAAAAACATTataatttgaatgcttaatttttaaaatcatgatAGTTTGTATTATGATGGATATAAATTAAAGGGAAAATTTAATATTGCAAAAATTgagaaatttatttttcttaaaaattgtTAAGAAAATGCTTTATCATCCACGAAAAATAAATTGTTAAGAAAAAttgttataaaaatttaaatatggtTTCTCATAAAACTTAGATTAacttttaaaaacattttaaagtTAATATCTttgcaatttgataattaaacttaaattattcCCAAATAACATGAACACCTAACCAATAGATAGAGTTCATTTTAAAGTTATTATAATGCATTAAAATTCTTACAATCTTAACattatttcaaaaattaatttccattttgtaaatattatatttagtttgaaattagttaatttaataattattatttataaaaataaatattatttagattcaataattttgttaaaaatcaaaattttcaaataaaaaattatttcttaTAAACATGCTGTAAATATTTGCAGTTTATAACATAGGAATTAATTAACGTTTATTACGAttgaatttaatatattattgtcAAAATATAATAAGAACATATTATCGATATGAACCTCGTGTGTTGGTTTGATAGTTAAGATGTTCACTGTTTCAGGTGCGACTTGGATTTGAGTTATACTAATCGCGTTGTTGTTAGGATTTTGCCCTTCTTataattcacaaaaaaaaattacattatcagtataaaacatgtcaaaattaattcttaatgtaaataaaaattaatgaacattAAAAACTTGGCAATATTTAATAACATAGGTTATTCAATAATTAATTCTTGCCAAATTTGATATTTTTCCTTCTATAAAAcgaataacataattaaatttaagAACATATTTGTTGTGTTTCTATATTAGTTATTGTGAAAATTAATTCAATCCGACTAATTTTAATTCAAGTTAAAAATAAACTCTTGTTAAAATTTATTCAAGTTAGGaattaatatgtattttaattcacattaaaattattttttctaaaattaattagttaaatcggtaataatacaaaaaattatcaagaaattaaTAATAGTTGTATTgtgtaattttcattttatgtttGAGCAATTATATGACAACTTTTAGGATATGAACAATGCATgccaaatttcaaatttttacgtGGCCACGTCAACAACTTACTATAATTGGTTGAATATGTTACCATAATTAGATTAGATCCTTGTAGACGATTATTTGACCGAACTCTGCAACGCGCCTAATCAATTTTAATGATGGACCAGAGAGAATGATCATGGCTGAAATGATATGGACATACCCAATTAAGACCCGAAACATGGCCCAGCCCACCTCTACCGAGGCGTAAAGTCAGTGGCTTGCCCTTCTCCCAAGTTTTCCCCCAAAATAAAACTCTTGCTCTCTTGCTCTCTTGCTCTTCATCCACCGTCCGAAAGCGCTTGAGGTTagtctttcttctttcttttaaatttatttgtctGCTTCGTCAATGTTCTTGTTTCGGTCTGTGAAGATGCTCGAATCTCTTTTGAAATTTAAGCAACCGTCCACTGAAAGAAGGTTTCACACTGTCGCTTCCGACTTGAAAATGGCTGTTGATTTATCTATATTTCTGCTCCATTACATGATCGGGAACTTAAGGGTTCCTGCGTTAGGGTTTTTCTATCGTTTAATTTTGGGATAATTGATGATTATGTTTAAGGGATGAGAGAAAAGAATTTGAAAGAAACAAGGAAGATCAATATCTATTTAAGATATTTAATTCTACGCTGTCCGACTAAGAGTGTTTTATGGTcttttttcttcttaattttaGTTTCCCATGATCTCTGATTTTAATTTTTCAGGAAAGAAAGTAATGTTCTTTTTTTATTCCATTGTTTATAGATTTAAGGTTGGTCACTTTTAATTTCCGTACAGCTGGAAAGATTTACAGTTTTAATTGAGAATTAGAAGTCTGGGCTTGTAAGTGATATTTCTTTACACCATACTTTAGATCGTAGGTAGAAATAATGTGCTTGATTAAGATGAGTTAAATTTAAGGTCTATTGAGAACTGCTTTGATTTGGAATGGATAGGTGCTACTAGGAACTGGCGGTCTGGTTAAATGCCTCAGattcaaattaacaaaaaatggaggaaaatatatataataaatataacatTGCTCTCAGTACATGTTTGTGCAcattgattttggaaaatcatcgggttttctttgatgttgttttgGCATGTCGGAGGCATGATTTACACATTACACGTTCCTTGATTTCTTGATGCATGAATTTGAGATGTGGATGTTGCATTAGTGGTGTTTTGCTGCTTAAAGTTGAAATCTGTTGACTCTTTGTGAAGAAAGAAATTTCTGTGATAAAATTGTATTTGATTGGATAGAAGGCAACAGTATTCACTTTTTACTTGAAAAAATCATGGTTTAACTGTGTCTTTTTATCCTTCCTTTTTTGTTTTTAGTTAATTTAAGTGTAGGTCAGCCTTAACAAAAAAATGTCTCGGAGATATGATAGCCGCACAACAATCTTTTCCCCTGAAGGCCGTCTCTACCAAGTAGAGTATGCAATGGAAGCCATTGGGAATGCTGGCTCTGCGATTGGAATATTATCAAAGGATGGTGTTGTCTTGGTTGGTGAAAAGAAAGTTACTTCCAAGCTTCTTCAAACCTCCACATCTACTGAAAAGATGTACAAGATTGATGATCATGTTGCTTGTGCTGTGGCGGGAATAATGTCCGATGCAAACATCCTAATCAACACTGCTAGGGTGCAAGCTCAACGATACACATATGCTTACCAAGAGCCAATGCCTGTTGAACAGTTGGTTCAATCTCTCTGTGATACAAAGCAGGGTTATACCCAGTTTGGTGGTCTCCGCCCATTCGGTGTTTCATTTCTTTTTGCAGGATGGGACAAGAACTACGGATTCCAACTTTACATGAGTGATCCTAGTG
This is a stretch of genomic DNA from Gossypium arboreum isolate Shixiya-1 chromosome 11, ASM2569848v2, whole genome shotgun sequence. It encodes these proteins:
- the LOC108474002 gene encoding uncharacterized protein LOC108474002 isoform X1; protein product: MAERGVCRQVKFLNSQGDSTAKSLPGKIEEEYDEDDKKHVKTMLISCPEVRKRKCLSSNQLRKEKAARCGKQSLSNGPNKGKQNKHKNTVERWSAERYNLAEESMLEIMKAEGAVFENPISRPALRMAARKLIGDTGLLDHLLKHIDGKVAPGGTDRFRRCYNTSGVMEYWLENADLANKQKEAGISPFWQKPVAAPNHVSAGAIEFNLLNEEMVKLKRDMQELVSKQQEQDQANSIEEMQKEMLKWKAKTDERVMEFASSLNGMQNMCKELMTWKTRVEQQMLEISNSLSSLQASKQCPIFSPASERWEDWLESTNLDNFQGGSIHPQTTLFSPLLCLSGKMGSPPLWILLLGVLFMASGTIAAPPRKPVDVPFSRNYMPTWAFDHIKYFNGGSEIQLHLDKYTGTGFQSKGSYLFGHFSMQIKLVPGDSAGTVTAFYLSSQNSEHDEIDFEFLGNRTGQPYILQTNVFTGGKGDREQRIYLWFDPTKEYHSYSVLWNMYQIVFFVDDIPIRVFKNCKDLGVRFPFNQPMKIYSSLWNADDWATRGGLEKTDWSKAPFIATYKSFHIDGCESSVEAKFCATQGKRWWDQKAFQDLDAYQWRRLRWVRKKFTIYNYCSDRVRYPTMSPECKRDRDA
- the LOC108474019 gene encoding proteasome subunit alpha type-4, which translates into the protein MSRRYDSRTTIFSPEGRLYQVEYAMEAIGNAGSAIGILSKDGVVLVGEKKVTSKLLQTSTSTEKMYKIDDHVACAVAGIMSDANILINTARVQAQRYTYAYQEPMPVEQLVQSLCDTKQGYTQFGGLRPFGVSFLFAGWDKNYGFQLYMSDPSGNYSGWKAAAIGANNQAAQSMLKQDYKDDITREEAVQLALKVLSKTMDSTSLTSEKLELAEVFLTPSGNVKYQVCSPDSLSKLLVKFGVTQPAAEAS